A single genomic interval of Corylus avellana chromosome ca10, CavTom2PMs-1.0 harbors:
- the LOC132164404 gene encoding WUSCHEL-related homeobox 3, with protein MSPAASSRWCPTPEQLMILEEMYRSGIRTPNASQIQKITAHLSLYGKIEGKNVFYWFQNHKARDRQKLRRKLSRQLQLEQPQQLFYYHLNHPPHQFHGANFDSPAGSSALQQFSYENNSPGLLLPQGAGVASTQVMNYSWKMDIPHQMVEMEKSMMTSYDHDWMMMMMMEKSPPTSPCCSTTRPLQTLQLFPITATNLKEECTTPKKLSA; from the exons ATGTCCCCAGCAGCTTCATCAAGATGGTGCCCAACCCCAGAGCAACTGATGATCTTGGAAGAGATGTACAGGAGTGGGATTAGAACTCCCAATGCTTCTCAGATACAGAAGATCACTGCCCACCTCTCCCTCTACGGCAAGATTGAAGGCAAGAATGTGTTCTACTGGTTTCAGAACCACAAGGCAAGGGATAGGCAGAAGCTGAGAAGGAAGCTCAGCAGGCAATTGCAGCTTGAGCAGCCGCAGCAGCTCTTCTATTATCACCTCAATCACCCACCTCACCAATTTCATGGCGCCAACTTTGACTCCCCTGCCGGTTCTTCTGCTCTTCAACAATTTTCTTATGAAAACAACTCACCTGGCCTGCTTCTTCCTCAG GGAGCAGGAGTAGCATCAACACAAGTGATGAATTACTCATGGAAGATGGATATCCCTCATCAGATGGTGGAGATGGAGAAATCCATGATGACATCGTACGACCATGattggatgatgatgatgatgatggaaaAGAGTCCTCCAACTTCCCCATGTTGCAGTACTACTAGACCCCTCCAAACCCTTCAACTCTTCCCTATCACGGCCACCAATCTCAAAGAAGAGTGCACCACACCCAAGAAACTCTCTGCatga